A region from the Anoplolepis gracilipes chromosome 2, ASM4749672v1, whole genome shotgun sequence genome encodes:
- the LOC140662793 gene encoding uncharacterized protein isoform X2: MTLKITPVKAILFTKISVALTCAWPPSPKMTKSSIILFKACWYMCYFSSILLLLPLLTSVYEYRDDPVILAKSVCLSCAVAQVTIKMMVCRMQYSSFQMLYHDMETFCKQADDKKNITLQRYVDDYKCAYGTYTLWCYLTAIGVICGPLFLPQQFPTDAKYPFPVVHHPVKTRLELLAQKIRSVKTECELDACIKLHDEILRYISKMINVVWPLILTTITTTAMGVVFGSLNMVTEQPIMVKIQYSIVVFSASLELFICAFPADNLMHMSSRICLAAYESKWFQGSVNMQKKIFQIIFRSQKPEVIRINGILPALSLRYYAGFLYTSCSYFTAVRIMVNENVID; the protein is encoded by the exons ATGACATTGAAGATTACGCCAGTCAAAGCTATACTCTTTACAAAGATCAGCGTAGCATTGACGTGCGCCTGGCCGCCGTCACCAAAAATGACGAAATCTagcattattctttttaaagctTGCTGGTATATGTGTTACTTCTCTagtattttattgttacttCCGTTGTTAACTTCAGTTTATGAGTATCGTGACGATCCGGTAATTTTAGCAAAGTCGGTCTGCCTCTCTTGTGCGGTCGCTCAAGTGACGATCAAAATGATGGTGTGTCGTATGCAATATAGTTCTTTTCAA ATGCTTTATCATGACATGGAAACATTTTGCAAGCAGGCggatgataagaaaaatattactttgcaACGATATGTTGACGATTATAAATGTGCATACGGTACTTATACTTTATGGTGTTATCTGACCGCTATTGGTGTCATTTGCGGGCCATTATTTCTTCCACAACAGTTTCCGACTGATGCAAAGTATCCGTTTCCCGTGGTACATCATCCggtaaaaa CAAGATTAGAATTATTAGCTCAAAAGATTCGTAGTGTCAAAACTGAGTGTGAACTCGATGCATGTATTAAACTGCACGATGAAATATTAAG AtacattagcaaaatgatTAACGTAGTGTGGCCTTTGATTTTGACTACGATTACAACAACAGCTATGGGTGTTGTTTTTGGAAGTTTAAACATGGTCACT gaGCAACCAATAATGGTCAAGATCCAATATTCCATCGTAGTGTTTAGTGCCAGTTTGGAACTCTTTATATGCGCTTTTCCAGCTGATAATTTAATGCATATG AGTAGCAGAATTTGTCTTGCAGCGTACGAGTCGAAATGGTTTCAAGGAAGTGTAAACAtgcaaaagaaaatctttcaaATCATTTTCAGGTCACAGAAACCTGAAGTTATTCGAATAAATGGCATTCTTCCAGCATTGTCATTACGTTATTATGCAGgg tttttGTATACATCCTGTTCTTATTTTACTGCAGTACGTATAATGGTCAACGAAAAtgttatagattaa
- the LOC140662793 gene encoding odorant receptor 49a-like isoform X1, translating to MTLKITPVKAILFTKISVALTCAWPPSPKMTKSSIILFKACWYMCYFSSILLLLPLLTSVYEYRDDPVILAKSVCLSCAVAQVTIKMMVCRMQYSSFQMLYHDMETFCKQADDKKNITLQRYVDDYKCAYGTYTLWCYLTAIGVICGPLFLPQQFPTDAKYPFPVVHHPVKSIIYLHQSLVGLQVSAGMCIDCSIAILLFYSAARLELLAQKIRSVKTECELDACIKLHDEILRYISKMINVVWPLILTTITTTAMGVVFGSLNMVTEQPIMVKIQYSIVVFSASLELFICAFPADNLMHMSSRICLAAYESKWFQGSVNMQKKIFQIIFRSQKPEVIRINGILPALSLRYYAGFLYTSCSYFTAVRIMVNENVID from the exons ATGACATTGAAGATTACGCCAGTCAAAGCTATACTCTTTACAAAGATCAGCGTAGCATTGACGTGCGCCTGGCCGCCGTCACCAAAAATGACGAAATCTagcattattctttttaaagctTGCTGGTATATGTGTTACTTCTCTagtattttattgttacttCCGTTGTTAACTTCAGTTTATGAGTATCGTGACGATCCGGTAATTTTAGCAAAGTCGGTCTGCCTCTCTTGTGCGGTCGCTCAAGTGACGATCAAAATGATGGTGTGTCGTATGCAATATAGTTCTTTTCAA ATGCTTTATCATGACATGGAAACATTTTGCAAGCAGGCggatgataagaaaaatattactttgcaACGATATGTTGACGATTATAAATGTGCATACGGTACTTATACTTTATGGTGTTATCTGACCGCTATTGGTGTCATTTGCGGGCCATTATTTCTTCCACAACAGTTTCCGACTGATGCAAAGTATCCGTTTCCCGTGGTACATCATCCggtaaaaagtattatttatttgcatcaGTCATTAGTTGGTTTACAAGTTTCGGCCGGAATGTGTATCGATTGCAGCATTgcgattcttttattttactccGCAGCAAGATTAGAATTATTAGCTCAAAAGATTCGTAGTGTCAAAACTGAGTGTGAACTCGATGCATGTATTAAACTGCACGATGAAATATTAAG AtacattagcaaaatgatTAACGTAGTGTGGCCTTTGATTTTGACTACGATTACAACAACAGCTATGGGTGTTGTTTTTGGAAGTTTAAACATGGTCACT gaGCAACCAATAATGGTCAAGATCCAATATTCCATCGTAGTGTTTAGTGCCAGTTTGGAACTCTTTATATGCGCTTTTCCAGCTGATAATTTAATGCATATG AGTAGCAGAATTTGTCTTGCAGCGTACGAGTCGAAATGGTTTCAAGGAAGTGTAAACAtgcaaaagaaaatctttcaaATCATTTTCAGGTCACAGAAACCTGAAGTTATTCGAATAAATGGCATTCTTCCAGCATTGTCATTACGTTATTATGCAGgg tttttGTATACATCCTGTTCTTATTTTACTGCAGTACGTATAATGGTCAACGAAAAtgttatagattaa
- the LOC140676282 gene encoding odorant receptor 22c-like: MDQPFPLITEYPFDVSYQPLKTIIYIHQVVAGLYVAGQLSSNIFMALLLWLASARIEILTDELRKTTDVFHLVKCIKKHHYLLKFATETAIAARPFALTTICCSTTSMVILGILLLINRSKLLIIKYIGLVLTGLSEVFAYTWPAEQLIYTSQDVAQAAFDIAWYDQSIKVQKCIQIIIRRSQKPITVAIACLMPTLSLNYFASYCSTIISFFTTFRAFLDDDE; encoded by the exons ATGGATCAACCGTTTCCATTAATAACCGAATATCCGTTCGATGTATCTTATCAACCGCTAAAAActattatctatatacatcAAGTTGTGGCCGGATTATATGTAGCAGGACAACTAAGTAGCAATATTTTCATGGCTCTTTTGCTTTGGCTTGCATCCGCaagaattgaaatattaacagATGAATTGCGGAAAACCACAGATGTTTTTCATTTGgtcaaatgtattaaaaagcATCACTATTTGCTCAA ATTTGCAACTGAAACTGCTATTGCTGCTCGTCCTTTTGCACTAACAACTATATGTTGTAGTACAACAAGCATGGTAATACTCGGTATTTTGCTTCTTATC AATCGATCTaagctattaataataaaatatatcggtTTAGTTTTGACCGGTTTATCAGAAGTATTTGCGTACACATGGCCAGCAGAACAGTTAATTTACACA aGCCAAGATGTCGCACAGGCAGCGTTCGATATAGCTTGGTACGATCAATCAATTAAAGTACagaaatgtatacaaattattatacgaaGAAGTCAAAAACCAATAACGGTTGCAATAGCTTGTCTTATGCCCACATtatctcttaattattttgcatcg TACTGTTCGACTATAATCTCCTTTTTCACAACATTTCGAGCATTTCTAGATGATGACGAATAA
- the LOC140676283 gene encoding uncharacterized protein: protein MTSKITPETTVKFTKIMITLCFSLPPLKSATRFQVIRFKILRFLFSVHIIISIVPIIYTIFNSDYNLPRKTKMFCLVVPFMQALWNMFLFALHYDRLQYLMSEVEHYFKCAEKHEKEIYQQYVDKCKVFYASSTTAVFFTGIASIMAPLILPDQMFPVEATYPFNVEREPMKTIIYISQSLVLWQTFSSVCNCCLVGLFIWFTTARFEILSNQYRSVTSIYDIIASIRQHIKLLRFAQEVIIAVRLAILTVIIACTCSIVAGGLIIISESTLMDKSQFIILCIAGFMEVYAYAWPADYLMDASTNVAKAVYESLWYNKNAIFQRNILFILFRSQTPIAVSVSSMLPVLSLNYYASICIKLNITYNILICVQLMYVIMQKRIPLRKVIAIVKLSIFLIWFWPLSQNANKRKVLYMKIYQYVIALLTIAAMASVIFAVLKNSDDLEFIIKSTLGLFPSSHVIWNNLCRIATYQRLQYVTFKIENVYALIKGHEEAIVQRDYIDKFAHFYGFCTISFYMSVFALLVGPVLHDEPLPIAAEFPFDASRQPLRAITLIHQCVVALFIAANLCINTFMALLLWLTSARFKLLIEDLRTITNIYDFMKCIEKHQQLLEYAKEVTLLVRPFALGTIFSSTLALITAGLIFIIKVSLALKLQCAFLTVSALLEVFMYAWPAEHLIHISNNIAEIVFESNWYEESKDFRKNLPMIILRSQKPILVALPCGLPSLSLHYYASYLSTIFSYFTTIRIMFEE, encoded by the exons ATGACAAGTAAAATAACACCGGAAACCACAGTCaaatttacgaaaataatGATTACATTATGTTTTTCACTGCCACCTTTGAAGAGTGCAACTAGATTTCAAGTGAtacgttttaaaattctaCGCTTCTTATTCAGtgtgcatataataatatcaattgtgcccataatatatactatttttaacaGTGACTACAATCTACCAAGAAAAACAAAGATGTTTTGCTTAGTGGTACCCTTTATGCAAGCCCTATGgaatatgtttctttttgcACTGCATTATGATCGAttgcaa TATTTGATGTCGGAAGTGGAGCATTATTTCAAATGTGCAGAAAAAcacgagaaagaaatttaCCAACAGTACGTCGACAAATGTAAAGTGTTTTATGCGAGCTCTACCACAGCGGTTTTCTTCACTGGGATTGCATCAATAATGGCTCCGTTGATATTGCCCGATCAGATGTTTCCCGTAGAAGCAACGTATCCTTTCAATGTGGAACGTGAACCAAtgaaaactattatttatataagtcaATCCCTCGTTCTTTGGCAGACTTTTTCGAGTGTTTGCAACTGTTGTCTTGTCGGTCTTTTTATATGGTTTACCACAGCTCGTTTCGAAATCTTGTCAAATCAATATCGAAGCGTCACTAGCATTTACGACATCATCGCAAGTATACGACAACATATAAAACTGTTaag atttgcTCAAGAGGTAATAATTGCCGTTCGTTTAGCAATATTAACGGTAATAATCGCTTGTACATGCTCGATTGTAGCTGGtggtttaataattataagc GAAAGCACATTAATGGACAAATCACAATTCATAATTCTATGTATAGCTGGATTTATGGAAGTTTATGCGTATGCTTGGCCAGCCGATTACTTGATGGACGCA AGCACAAATGTTGCAAAAGCAGTATATGAATCACTGTGGTACAATAAAAACgcaatatttcaaagaaatatattatttatcttgttCAGAAGTCAAACACCAATAGCCGTCTCAGTTTCTTCTATGTTACcagttttatcattaaattattacgcaTCG ATTTGCATTAAGTTAAACATTACTTACAATATACTCATATGTGTGCAGCTTATGTACGTGATAATGCAAAAAAGGATACCACTAAGAAAAGTGATTGCTATTGTAAAGTTGAGCATATTCCTTATATGGTTTTGGCCGTTATCGCAAAACGCAAATAAACGTAAAGTGTTATACATGAAGATATACCAATACGTCATTGCATTATTAACTATAGCCGCAATGGCATCAGTAATATTTGccgttttaaaaaattcagatgATCTTGAGTTTATCATAAAATCAACATTAGGTTTGTTCCCTTCTAGTCACGTGATCTGGAATAATCTATGTCGCATAGCTACTTATCAACGACTacaa tATGTCACtttcaaaatagaaaatgtttaCGCGCTGATCAAAGGTCATGAAGAAGCGATTGTTCAGCGAGACTACATTGATAAGTTTGCCCATTTCTACGGCTTTTGTACAATATCGTTCTATATGAGCGTTTTCGCCCTCCTCGTAGGACCTGTCCTGCATGACGAACCACTTCCGATAGCCGCTGAGTTTCCATTCGACGCGTCTCGTCAACCGTTAAGAGCTATTACACTTATACATCAATGTGTGGTTGCTCTGTTTATAGCTGCAAACTTGtgtataaatacttttatggCTCTTTTGCTCTGGTTGACATCAGCAAGATTCAAATTGTTGATTGAGGATTTACGGACAATTACAAATATCTATGATTTCATGAAGTGTATTGAGAAACATCAACAATTACTCGA gTATGCAAAAGAAGTAACACTGCTAGTTCGTCCTTTTGCATTGGGAACTATATTTTCCAGTACTTTAGCATTAATAACAGCCggtcttatttttattata AAAGTTTCATTAGCATTGAAGTTACAATGTGCCTTTTTAACAGTCAGTGCATTACTAGAAGTATTTATGTACGCCTGGCCAGCGGAACACTTGATTCACATA AGTAATAATATTGCAGAAATAGTTTTTGAATCAAATTGGTATGAAGAATCCAAAGATTTTCGGAAAAATTTACCGATGATTATACTGAGAAGCCAGAAACCAATACTTGTTGCATTGCCTTGCGGCTTGCCTTCATTATCTTTACATTATTACGCATCG TATCTCTCAACTATATTCTCCTACTTTACTACAATACGAATAATGTTTGAAGAGTAA